The Apium graveolens cultivar Ventura chromosome 6, ASM990537v1, whole genome shotgun sequence genome contains a region encoding:
- the LOC141665996 gene encoding uncharacterized protein LOC141665996, whose protein sequence is MVRRTAKHIMVLRDKPRTSTRETPFKLAYGTEVMLPIEVGSPSHRAINFDEIANEEGLKTNIELIDEVQDQVVVKMERYKEKTKEHFSKKSIVRNFQVGDLVLRDTEASDPTNTGKLIPKWEGPYKVKEDLRPGTYKLMNMDGSKVPNTWHGLILRKFYQ, encoded by the coding sequence ATGGTCAGAAGAACTGCCAAGCATATTATGGTCCTACGGGACAAGCCCAGGACAAGCACAAGAGAAACTCCATTCAAATTAGCTTATGGCACAGAAGTAATGTTACCTATTGAGGTGGGATCTCCTTCTCATAGAGCAATAAACTTCGATGAAATAGCCAACGAAGAAGGACTCAAAACAAACATAgagctaattgatgaagtccagGACCAAGTTGTAGTAAAGATGGAGAGGTATAAGGAGAAAACAAAAGAGCATTTCAGTAAGAAGTCCATAGTCCgaaactttcaagttggagacctggtcCTTCGAGACACAGAAGCATCAGATCCTACAAACACTGGAAAGTTAATtcccaaatgggaaggaccatataAGGTCAAAGAAGACCTAAGGCCAGGAACCTATAAACTGATGAACATGGATGGCTCAAAAGTCCCCAATACCTGGCATGGACTCATACTAAGGAAGTTCTATCAATAG